ATTCAGGACAACCTGGGCTGATCCGATGCGTTTTGCTGTTCTCGGTAGCGGTAGCCAAGGGAACGGCACGCTGGTCGCCCACGACGACACGTACATACTGGTGGATTGTGGTTTCTCGTTAAAAGAAACCGAGCGGCGCCTGCTGCGCCTGGGGGTTCACCCCGCGCAGCTGAGTGCGATTTTGGTGACCCACGAACATGCCGACCACGTGCATGGCGTGGGTTTGCTGTCTCGGCGCTACAATCTTGCGGTGTACTTAAGTCGCGGCACCTTGCGCGGGATGCGCAAACCCATTGAACCCGCAGGTTTCCTGGCCGGTGGCGAGCAACTCCAGATCGGTGCCTTGAGCATTGACGTGATTGCCGTGGCGCATGATGCGCAGGAGCCAACGCAGTATGTCTTCAGTGATGGGCAGCGGCGCTTCGGCGTACTGACCGACCTGGGTTCCTATTGCAGCAAGGTGCTGGACGGCTATCGAGACCTCGACGCATTGATGATCGAGTCCAACCACTGCCGAGACCTGCTGGCTCGCGGTCATTACCCGTACTTCCTCAAGCAGCGGGTGGGCGGCGAACTGGGACATTTGAACAACCACCAGGCGGCGTACCTGGTGTATGAGTTGGGCTGGCAAGACCTGCAACACCTGGTCCTGGCCCACCTGAGCAGCAAGAACAACCTGCCGACGCTTGCCCGGCAATGTTTTGTCGACACCCTAGGGTGTGACCCGGACTGGCTGCAATTGGCCGATCAAGATTCAGGGCTCGACTGGCGACACATCGCCTAGCCCACCTCACTCAAAGCGGAGCCCATCATGGAAAAACGTGAAGAACTCTACCGCGGCAAAGCCAAGTCAGTTTACAAGACCGACGACGCTAACCGCCTGATCTTGCTGTTTCGCAACGACACTTCGGCGTTCGACGGCAAGCGCATCGAACAGCTGGACCGAAAAGGCATGGTGAACAACAAGTTCAACGCCTTCATCATGCAGAAACTCGAAGAGGCCGGCATTCCGACCCAATTCGACAAACTGCTGGGCGACAACGAGTGCCTGGTGAAGAAGCTGGACATGATCCCGGTCGAATGCGTCGTGCGTAACTATGCCGCCGGCAGCCTGGTCAAGCGCCTGGGCGTGGAGGAGGGCCTCAAGCTCAACCCTTACACCTTCGAACTGTTCCTGAAGGACGACGCCAAGGGCGACCCGTTCATCAACGAATCCCACGTCGTGGCGTTCGGCTGGGGCACCGCTGAACAACTGGCGCGCATGAAGGAGTTGTCCCTCAAGGTCAACGACGTGCTGAGCAAGCTGTTCGACGACGCAGGCCTGCTGCTGGTGGACTTCAAGCTGGAATTCGGCGTATTCCACGACGGCTCCATCGTCCTGGGTGACGAATTCAGCCCGGACGGTTGCCGCCTGTGGGACAAGGACACCAAGAAGAAGATGGACAAAGACCGCTTCCGCCAGGGCCTCGGTGACGTCATCGAAGCCTACGAAGAAGTCGCCAATCGTCTAGGCGTACCGCTTTAATCGACGCAAGCATCTGATAGCACGGAAAAAAATCGCTTCGGCGCTTTGCATCCACGAGTCATGCTGTTATGATGCGCGCCGTTGGAGAGATGCCAGAGTGGCCGAATGGGACGGATTCGAAATCCGTTGTACCTTCACCGGTACCTAGGGTTCGAATCCCTATCTCTCCGCCATTATTGAATACGACTAAGCCCCTGAAATGGTTGAACATTTCAGGGGTTTTTTCGTTGTTGGGGTTTGGTTTAGGGCAAATTTAGGGCAAAACTGCGAATGCTGAACTGCTTCTTCTGGCACTTAGGTTACGGCGTTGGAGCTATTGCCGAAATGGCAGCGCAAAGCTGAACCCGCAGATCTGGATGCGGATGAGGGCGAAACACAACTGCGTAAATACCTGGCGACGCAGACAGTTTGAAACTTCGAGTTTCAGATTTCTTTGAAATACAGAAGCGTCCTACAACTGCGCTTTGGGTTGATGTAATAGCCTGCTCAGCCGATTGGTTTATTACAAGGAAAGGCACCCATGGCGAACACTGGATATATGTCGATCACTGGTAAGATTCAAGGGTTGATTTCGGCAGGATGTTCAAGTCAGAGCTCGATAGGTAATAAATGCCAGCCAGGGCATCTCGATGAGATCATGGTACTTTCCTATAGCCATAACATGGCAAATCTCGGGAATGTCGATAAGCCGACGCATCGGCCAATTGTCCTAACAAAAAATGTCGATAAGTCTTCACCGTTGCTGGCACAAGCTCTTTCAAGTCGAGAAGAAATTCAATGTACGATTAGTTTTTACCGTGTGTCTTCTTTCGGACAACAGGAAAAGTTCTATTCGATATCAATTGAAGGGGGCGTCATTTCGGACCTGACGCTGGATATGCCGCATGTCATTTTACAAAATGACGCTGAACCCCAGGAGCATGTTGCTATTCGTTATCGGAGCATAACTTGGGTCCACCACCTTGCTGGAACGACCGGGTACAGTTCTTGGGGGGGGGACGAGTGATGCCGTTCAGAGATAAGAATGGCGGCAATGAACCAAGCAGCTGCGACTTTTGGCAAGTCAGCCGCGCTGGAAGCATCCTTGCTAACCAAGCTTGTACCGTGAGCGCCCGCCATATCCAAGATGGTGTGTTACGTCTGCAATTCAATCGTGAAGTGGCGTACTACGCGAGAAGTATCGTCCACGATGTGGAGCAGGGTAGAAAATCACCGGAGCAGGGTCTTCGCGACTTGGAGGACGAGCAAAAAAGCCTGCTTGAGCAGTCACTGGAAATTGCTCAAAAGGGTGTCGGGGTGGTCGCTGGTGTATTGCAGTTCGCGGCGGGGGCAGGGATTTGCTACGGCTCTGTTGGCACGCTTTGTCTGGTGGCAGGCGCGCCATTGATGGCGCATGGTGCTAATAACACTTATGAAACTGCACGCAATCTATGGGAGGACCGCACGGATACCCAAGGACCTGTGCGTAAGGGTTATCACGAAGTTTCCAAAGTGATGGGCGGTGACGAATTTGAAGGGAATATGGCCTATGGAGGCGCAGACTTATTGATGTCTGCCTATGGTTTAGGCCGGTTGGTATTGAAACCTGACTCTTGGCGCCTGTTTCGTTATGTTCGTGGTGATTATCAACGTGCGTATATCAATACGAGCAAACAGGCTTTCGCAGTAGATATGACCGCTGACGGGTTTACGATGGGTTCCATGTATAAGGAAACTGCTGAAGATGGACGGTGATCAGCTTTTTGTTACCGTTATATATTTTGTTGTTTCTATGTTGGGTTTTTTATTTTGGCGTGCCGTTATCAGGTATTTTTCCAGTGAGTGTTTTAGGGGTATATGGTTTTTGATGTCCCTTGCTGGAGTCTTGCTATGGGGGGCGATGCAATACGGTGTGTCTAAAAACGGGTCTATTTTGTTCTTTACACAGCCACTGGATTTTCTTGTGCAAAACTACTGGGTGCGATGGATTGCATTCATCAGTGTTCTATTACAGGCAGCGAGCATTCCGAGCAAAAAACCGTACAAGCGATAGTTGCCACGAAAGCAACCGCTGGCTGACAGGCCGAGCTGACAGACTCGATTGAAAACCGATGATACCTTCGCATTTTTCTCTCCAGGAGAAATCACGTGAGACCTGTCATCAAGCGTTCCCTGATCAGTTTGGTGCTGGCGTTGTTCATCTTCATCGTTGCCTTGGGTTTCTACCGCTTCGGCAACACACACGCCGCGCCGTACGTACTGCTCGAAAACTGCGAAGCCGCCGACTTGCGACTGGTGAAGACACCGTCTGCGATGACCCTGCTCAACACACGGATCTACAAAGGCGGCAGCCTAAGTATCAGCGATGACGACCATCGCGCTTTCAAAAGTAGCACCGCCTATGCCGAAGTGGTTGCCCGTGGCGATGATTGCTGATTTAGCTACGGTCGATGCCTTATATAAAGAGTCTAAAAATGATGGACGCTGACCAGGTTTTTTTAACCGTAATTTATTTTGTAATGTCTCTTTCGGTATTTTTAGTCTGTCGCTTGGTCAGTAGAAAGCTTTCGGGCGATAACTTTAGCGAGAAGTGGTTTTGGGTGTGCTTGGTAGGTGTTCTGCTTTGGGGGGCGGCTCAGTTTAGTGTGGCCCGTTACGGCTCAATTTTTCTTTTTTCCTCCCCCTTGGAGTTTCTGGTGAATAACGATTGGGTTCGATGGATCGCTTTCATCAGTGCGCTGCTTCAAGCGACATGTATTCCAAAAAAATCAATTCGGAAAAATTAACGCTCGGTTAGTTTGAGTTGTCACAAAATAACCGCTGTCTGACAGACCGAGCCGACAGACTCGATTGAAAACCGGTGGTACGTTCGCACTTTTCCATCTGGGAGAAATAACGTGCGACCGATCATCACGCGTTCATTCATCTGCATGGGTCTACTGTTGTCGCTCGCCACCGTTGTCTTTGGCGTCGGAGACTACCGCTTCGGTAGCGACCCGCGTCTCGCCTTTATACTGCTCGAAAATTGCGAAGCTGCGGTCCTGCGACTGGAGAAGACGCCGTCCGCGATGACATTGCCCAACGCCCGGATCTACACAGGCGGCAACGGGCGGCGCTGGCGGTTGATCACCTCAA
This region of Pseudomonas asgharzadehiana genomic DNA includes:
- a CDS encoding MBL fold metallo-hydrolase; this translates as MRFAVLGSGSQGNGTLVAHDDTYILVDCGFSLKETERRLLRLGVHPAQLSAILVTHEHADHVHGVGLLSRRYNLAVYLSRGTLRGMRKPIEPAGFLAGGEQLQIGALSIDVIAVAHDAQEPTQYVFSDGQRRFGVLTDLGSYCSKVLDGYRDLDALMIESNHCRDLLARGHYPYFLKQRVGGELGHLNNHQAAYLVYELGWQDLQHLVLAHLSSKNNLPTLARQCFVDTLGCDPDWLQLADQDSGLDWRHIA
- the purC gene encoding phosphoribosylaminoimidazolesuccinocarboxamide synthase — protein: MEKREELYRGKAKSVYKTDDANRLILLFRNDTSAFDGKRIEQLDRKGMVNNKFNAFIMQKLEEAGIPTQFDKLLGDNECLVKKLDMIPVECVVRNYAAGSLVKRLGVEEGLKLNPYTFELFLKDDAKGDPFINESHVVAFGWGTAEQLARMKELSLKVNDVLSKLFDDAGLLLVDFKLEFGVFHDGSIVLGDEFSPDGCRLWDKDTKKKMDKDRFRQGLGDVIEAYEEVANRLGVPL
- a CDS encoding Hcp family type VI secretion system effector produces the protein MANTGYMSITGKIQGLISAGCSSQSSIGNKCQPGHLDEIMVLSYSHNMANLGNVDKPTHRPIVLTKNVDKSSPLLAQALSSREEIQCTISFYRVSSFGQQEKFYSISIEGGVISDLTLDMPHVILQNDAEPQEHVAIRYRSITWVHHLAGTTGYSSWGGDE
- a CDS encoding DUF4225 domain-containing protein, with amino-acid sequence MPFRDKNGGNEPSSCDFWQVSRAGSILANQACTVSARHIQDGVLRLQFNREVAYYARSIVHDVEQGRKSPEQGLRDLEDEQKSLLEQSLEIAQKGVGVVAGVLQFAAGAGICYGSVGTLCLVAGAPLMAHGANNTYETARNLWEDRTDTQGPVRKGYHEVSKVMGGDEFEGNMAYGGADLLMSAYGLGRLVLKPDSWRLFRYVRGDYQRAYINTSKQAFAVDMTADGFTMGSMYKETAEDGR